One Ahaetulla prasina isolate Xishuangbanna chromosome 10, ASM2864084v1, whole genome shotgun sequence genomic region harbors:
- the LOC131204807 gene encoding myelin-associated glycoprotein-like, with product MKPSNEYLPLTFLLVLFDSPVSATWSSILPSSIQALKGSCVVIPCSFTFPDSWDSWDSSVAWYQYHFWSYPEIYNSKMPSNVLPAYQGRTEVVGNLQKGNCTLSINPVEMEDAMRYYVWINPGSVNHRFHDVTVKVEVTDVPNQLELSDLGLVTEGDPTQVSCSVLHTCPLFPPTLTWNLDENKAVTIQEYLTGGSWRTESSFNYIPSHKDHGRHLRCTATFPNKQQIYSGISLNIQYPPKNATVLIIGNQRLKEGDDATLRCESRGNPPPVTYHWFFGPQKAPLKVAGSGPEVKLKDIRKDLEPYHCAAENDVGMGEDSPPAYLSVEYKPIIWPESNCTISRTEEIITCYCVAEGNPPPSIEWNLLNLTIPGEFNSSELQADLNSWEQTIVGILRVPGSNFTQISCKATNQHGNSYITLPTIKAGNLTLLLIGLGGAVAGLALFTLLGILIYKVTVSSRKKEKKQGEQEEEQAENPRIHGNGDEMIYLNTKKPSKENEEEEQLNMCNKPNVPGSQADDNELSTSKPYENMEMPEDYENVSTERTTGYFGISDWQFPFGSDQLYSNI from the exons ATGAAACCGTCCAATGAATATCTCCCTCTGACATTTCTCCTAG ttctcttTGACAGCCCTGTCTCTGCAACCTGGAGCTCCATTCTGCCCAGCTCCATCCAAGCCTTAAAAGGATCCTGCGTGGTCATCCCGTGTTCCTTCACCTTCCCAGATTCATGGGATTCTTGGGACAGCAGTGTGGCTTGGTACCAGTATCATTTCTGGAGCTACCCTGAAATCTACAACAGCAAAATGCCAAGCAATGTCCTTCCAGCCTACCAGGGGCGAACAGAAGTGGTGGGAAATCTGCAAAAAGGCAACTGTACTCTCAGCATCAATCCAGTAGAGATGGAGGATGCCATGAGATATTACGTCTGGATCAACCCTGGCTCGGTCAATCATCGCTTCCATGATGTCACTGTCAAGGTAGAGGTAACAG ATGTCCCTAACCAGCTGGAGTTGAGTGATCTGGGACTAGTGACGGAAGGGGATCCCACCCAAGTGTCTTGTTCAGTCCTGCACACCTGTCCTTTGTTTCCACCGACCCTCACCTGGAACCTAGACGAAAACAAGGCTGTGACAATCCAAGAATATTTGACAGGTGGATCCTGGAGGACAGAATCGAGTTTTAACTATATCCCTTCCCACAAAGACCATGGCAGACACTTGCGATGTACTGCAACATTTCCAAATAAGCAACAGATTTACAGTGGTATCAGTCTGAATATTCAGT ATCCTCCCAAAAATGCAACTGTCTTGATCATTGGGAATCAAAGGCTAAAAGAAGGAGATGACGCCACTCTGAGATGTGAGAGCCGTGGAAACCCACCACCCGTCACCTACCACTGGTTCTTTGGGCCACAAAAGGCACCCCTGAAGGTAGCAGGTAGTGGACCAGAGGTGAAGCTGAAGGACATCCGGAAAGACTTGGAGCCCTACCACTGTGCGGCAGAAAATGATGTTGGCATGGGGGAGGACTCGCCACCTGCTTACCTAAGTGTGGAGT acaagCCAATCATTTGGCCTGAAAGCAACTGTACTATCTCAAGAACCGAAGAGATTATCACCTGTTACTGTGTGGCAGAGGGAAACCCCCCTCCGAGTATTGAATGGAATCTTCTAAACCTGACCATTCCTGGAGAATTCAATAGCTCCGAACTCCAAGCAGACTTGAACTCTTGGGAACAAACCATTGTTGGCATCCTGAGGGTGCCCGGATCTAACTTTACCCAGATATCCTGCAAGGCTACCAATCAGCATGGGAACAGCTACATCACCTTGCCCACCATCAAGGCAG GGAACCTCACCCTTTTGCTCATCGGATTGGGGGGAGCTGTTGCAGGGCTCGCCCTCTTCACTTTGCTGGGAATTTTGATTTACAAAGTGACAGTAAGCAG tcggaaaaaggagaagaaacaagGGGAGCAAGAGGAAGAGCAAGCGGAAAATCCCCGGATACATGGCAATGGAGATGAAATGATTTACCTTAACACAAAAAAGCCATCTaaagagaatgaggaggaggaacaaCTCAACATGTGCAACAAACCCAATGTTCCAGGAAGCCAAGCTGATGATAAT